Within the Candidatus Aegiribacteria sp. genome, the region ATCCCCGGTTATATGCAGCTTCAGGGGCCTGGAGATGCCACCGGTATCGGAATTGCGGATCCGTGGATTTCCCTCGATGGATGGCTTACAAGAGAACCAAGGCTTTTTGCCAGGGGTGCTATCAGAATTCCTCTCAAGGGATTCCTTGAATCGGGAGATTATACAGAAAGTGACAGGCATTTCGCCTTCGATGGCGCCATGACAGTGGTTAGTCCCATTTCGAATAGTTCAGGTATAAATATCGAAGCAACAGCAGGGCTGAGATATTACCTGTCAGCATGGGATGGGCTCTTCGAAAGCAGAAAGGATTCTGCGGAAACCAAGCCTCCTGTCGAGCTGAGGCTGAATGGTTTCTTTGTTCTCCCGGTCAACCCTGAACTCAGTCTGAGGCTTGGCGGAGAGATAGCCACAAGAGGTGAAACCGAGGCCTGGATTAATGAAATCTGGACTGACCAGAACGGAAGCTCGTTCAGCCAACAGGATCTCAGAGCAGGTTTTTCTATTAACAACGAAGGCCTTGACCTTACGGCAGAGGTATTCTACAGGCTCGGAGGGAAAAACACATCAAAAGAATGGGGGCTTATGATAAGCGGAACGGGTCTTGATTTTACTGACCTGTTCTCCACCGGATCAACGGGTTCTTCCGGTGGAAGCAGACAATGAAAAAAGTCCTTTCTCTCGTTGCTGTTCTTCTACTGGTTCTTACTGCCTTTTTGGCCCGGCAATACAGTACTGGAAAAAAGCTGATCGATACCGGGAAATATTATATGGAACACCTGGCTGCAGGTGAAAAGGAGGAAGCGTACTCCTTTCTTTCGGACAGCCTGGCGGGTTTTCTGACACCCGGTATTCTCGGTCATCTTCAGGATACACCCGCCTCTTGTACCATTAGAGCAGGCAGAAATGAGTATCGCGGGTTTACCCTTTCCGTTTCACTTGCAGAAGGTGGTTCAAGAACTCTATGGCTCCGCGAAGTATCCAATGGAAACTGGAAAATATCGGGAGACTCCTCTCTTGATAATCTTCTTGGCAACGCTATCATCCTCTGCTCCTCGTATGCGAAGGGAACAGTTATTACCGCGATTGCCGAAGGAAAAGACCTGGAGGATTATCTATGCCCGGTGAGCGGTTCCCCTTATTACGTTGAAAATGGAAAGCTGTTCTGCTCCGATGGGCATCTTGGGACTGGACTTGATATCGAAGGTTCTGCCTGCAGCGCCCGAAGAGACAGCCTGGCTGAAGTAGTATGTGAATATGTTTCCGCCGGTTACGAGTATCCATCCAGTTTCGGGGAAATGTACGAGAGGAGTAATGGCGCGTTCAGCCAGAGGGGTGGATTTCACTGTCCCGACGACGGTTATTCCTATTACGAAATAACCCCTGAGGGTGTATACTGCCCTTTTCACGGGAAAATTGACATTATTGGAAGTACAGGCTCAGCGGAATTATCTGATTCCACTTCACTCTGATAGAATTTGAATTGGGAGAGATTTGTACAGAACATCGATGATAAGCACACAGGAAGACCTGACGAAATTAACGGATAAACTCGGAGAAGAAGAGGCTATTGCCGTTGATACCGAATTTCATGGTGAAAGAAGATACTGGCCAGATCTGTTTCTTGTTCAGATAGCTGGCCGGGACGGTCCCGTAGCTATTGATCCTCTTGAAATTAAGGATCTTTCTCCCCTTGGCAGACTATTTGAGTCTGAAACACCGATTAAGGTCATACATTCAGCCAGAAATGATATAGATGTTCTCATGCATCATCTTAACATTGAATTCTCCTCCGTATTCGACACTCAACTTGCCGCGGCATTCCTGGGACACCCCAGGCAGATAGCCCTGTTCAAGCTTGTTAAAGCTGAATGTGACATTTACCCAAAAAAAGGTCATACTCTCAGTGACTGGTCACTGAGGCCTCTGGCTAACGATCAAATAGAATACGCTCTGGATGATGTCAGATACCTGCTTGATATATATAGAAATCAGGTAAAACAGCTTAAAGCAATGGGCAGATATAGCTGGTACAGCGAGGAAGCGGAAACACTCACAGACCCGTCAACATACAACAACTCAGTAAACAAGCTCTTCCGTAAGATCAAAACAAAGTCGAAGACAAGAGGCAACAGGCTGCATATCCTCTGGGCTCTTATCAAATGGAGGGAAGACGCGGCGAAACAGGTAAACAAACCCAGGAATTTCGTCGTCAAAGATTATGTCCTGGGAGCCATCGCCACTTTGGCCCCGGAAAACAAAAGGAGCCTTTCCAGATTGAGGGGAATCTCAAGCGGTTTCATTTCAAAATGGGGTGATGAAATCACTAACGTCATTTCGAATGCGGATAGGATTCCCGACAGCGAGATTCCAAAAATTCCCAGACACCATTCGCAACCAGGGGTTTCAGCACGAATGGATATACTTCGCATATTCCTGAAACAGGAATCATGCAGATTGAATATTTCTCCCGAGCTTCTTCTTTCAAAAGACCTGATTAATGCCCTCGCGAAGAATCCACCGAATACAGATGAGGAGCTTTATTCTCTCAGAGAACTCTCCGGCTGGCGCAAGGAAGCTCTCGGGAATGACCTTATATCCCTCCTTAGAGGTAAACTCGCCCTGAAACTGAATGCCAAAGGTAATTCAGGGCTGGATTTCATCAGGACGGAATAGTGTCTGGATTTAATCCATCTAAAACTCTAACCATGATGGAAATTTCTTTGACTTCCAGTGAAATCCCTGCCCCGATGGTGGAATCACGCAGAGCCTTTCCCGTCCTTGTTTCAACCATTATCAGCCTCAGGACAAGGGATGCCGTCACCAGAAAGGTTTCCAGTCAGGTTCTGAAGAAAGCTCCTGACATCGACTCCATGATCGTTATTAAAAAGGAGGAGCTTGAGCAGCTGCTTCGACCGGCTGGATTTTACAGGCAGAAAGCCGGACAGCTGAAAAGAATAGCTCTGATTCTCCAAAGAGATTACAAAAGCAAGGTTCCCGACACAATGGAAGGTCTGCTTAGCCTTCCCGGAGTTGGAAGGAAAACAGCGAATTTTGTGATGGGCATGGTCTTCGGCAAGCCTTCAATTTGCGTTGATGTCCACGTCCACAGAATTTCAAACAGACTGGCGCTGGTTGATACAAAAACTCCGGAGGAGACCGAGTTCGCTCTTCAGAAGCTTTTCCCGAAGGAAGAATGGACGGGAATAAACCACATCATGGTCAGATTCGGCCAGAATATATGCAGACCGGTGAAGCCGCTCTGCAATGAATGCCCCTTGAGCGATCAATGCCCTTCCGGAATTCAATTGAAAGGCTGACTCATGGAATACAGAATATCTCCAGAGGATTGGATCGATATTACTATGCCTGTTTCAGAGAATACTCCCGCGTGGCCCGGAGACGTCCGTTTCCTGAAGGAATCTTCTGTGGTTCATGGTTTCCGAACATCAAAACTCACCATGAGCAGCCATTGCGGAACTCATATAGATGCGCCGGCACACCTTGCCTCCCGCAGCGCTTTCGTTAACGATATTCCTCTTTCCCGTCTTATTCTTCCCGCAGTGGTCGTTGACTGCGAAGGAAAGCGCCGCATCCGTAAAGACCTGATCGAAAAGCTTTCCCTGGAGGGCAAAGCACTTCTTCTGAAAACAATCAATGAGCCACGAAAACCCGGGAATACGATGGAATACTCGTACCTTACCACACCCGCCGCAGAGCTGGCTGTAAGCGGGGGAATAAAAACGGTTGGTATCGATACACTTTCCGTGGATGCTCCCGATTCGGCGCTGGTTCATGAGATACTACTGAACGCATCCGTACCCATACTTGAAAATCTTCTACTTGAAGATGTTCGTCCGGGGAATTATCTGCTTATCTGTCTTCCCCTGAAGATAGAATCCGGAGATGGCTCTCCTGTACGAGCTTTCCTTCAACCTTTTCTGCCATTCGGCTGATAGAAAGCGAGTGTAACTGAGCTATGATCCTTCTGATCCTCTCCCTGACAGCCGGTTGGGGTCTGTCATATCCTCTGAGCAACAGCGGCAATGTAGATTCGAGATTCTTCTTTCAGCCGGATGAGGACAGGTTTTTATATTCGCGGGTGGATGACGATCTGACATTGATTCAATACGGACCTTTCCATTTCGGGACAGGTCTTACAATTGAAACCTACCTGGGCACCGGAAGAAGTGATAGCGGTACAGCTTTCAGAGTCAGTGGAGGACACTGGAACATTCGCGGCACTATAGGAGTGGATTACAAAAACATTCTGTTCTCTATCCTTGCTGACCACGATCGTTTTAACGATACTGATTCTGCCGATTCCAGCAGCCTGCGCATCAGCGGTCTGAAGCTTTCCATAGAGAATAAAGTAGATATTCGAATGGAAGATAATACGATCTTCCTTCCAGCCGGATATATCCCTCACTACAAAGTTAACATTGGTTTCTACCGCCCCAGAGGCGGATCTTTCCAGATCGGGCACATCCTGAACTGGTCTCTTCATGGAGAACTGAATTTTCCCCTGCTATCAGCAAGACGTATAGTATACGGCACCCTCTGGCACTCAGATTTCTACTTTCATGTTGACGGTAGCGGAAGCAGCAGGCATCTGGGTGAGGTATACGCGAACCACCGTTTCGGCAGGTGTGACCTCGCGCTGTTTCTCAGACATTACCTTCATGACACTCAACCGATCAAACCTCTCAAAGGAGAGACCTGCCTGGGTATGAGATTCGTCTGGTAACGATCTTTTTCAGGTTAACGGATGCGGGAGTATCAGGAA harbors:
- a CDS encoding ribonuclease D yields the protein MYRTSMISTQEDLTKLTDKLGEEEAIAVDTEFHGERRYWPDLFLVQIAGRDGPVAIDPLEIKDLSPLGRLFESETPIKVIHSARNDIDVLMHHLNIEFSSVFDTQLAAAFLGHPRQIALFKLVKAECDIYPKKGHTLSDWSLRPLANDQIEYALDDVRYLLDIYRNQVKQLKAMGRYSWYSEEAETLTDPSTYNNSVNKLFRKIKTKSKTRGNRLHILWALIKWREDAAKQVNKPRNFVVKDYVLGAIATLAPENKRSLSRLRGISSGFISKWGDEITNVISNADRIPDSEIPKIPRHHSQPGVSARMDILRIFLKQESCRLNISPELLLSKDLINALAKNPPNTDEELYSLRELSGWRKEALGNDLISLLRGKLALKLNAKGNSGLDFIRTE
- a CDS encoding endonuclease III translates to MSGFNPSKTLTMMEISLTSSEIPAPMVESRRAFPVLVSTIISLRTRDAVTRKVSSQVLKKAPDIDSMIVIKKEELEQLLRPAGFYRQKAGQLKRIALILQRDYKSKVPDTMEGLLSLPGVGRKTANFVMGMVFGKPSICVDVHVHRISNRLALVDTKTPEETEFALQKLFPKEEWTGINHIMVRFGQNICRPVKPLCNECPLSDQCPSGIQLKG
- a CDS encoding cyclase family protein — its product is MEYRISPEDWIDITMPVSENTPAWPGDVRFLKESSVVHGFRTSKLTMSSHCGTHIDAPAHLASRSAFVNDIPLSRLILPAVVVDCEGKRRIRKDLIEKLSLEGKALLLKTINEPRKPGNTMEYSYLTTPAAELAVSGGIKTVGIDTLSVDAPDSALVHEILLNASVPILENLLLEDVRPGNYLLICLPLKIESGDGSPVRAFLQPFLPFG